A single region of the Eulemur rufifrons isolate Redbay chromosome 8, OSU_ERuf_1, whole genome shotgun sequence genome encodes:
- the LOC138390451 gene encoding F-box only protein 6, translating into MALVSINELPENILLELFTHVPARQLLLRCRPVCSLWRDLIDVVTLWKRKCLLEGFITEDWDQPVDNWKIFYFLCSLRRNLLRNPCAEEDMGSWQIDSNGGDHWKVESLPGDHGMDFPDPKVKKYFVTSYSTCLKSQLVDLKAEGYWEELMDTFRPNIVVKDWFAARADCGCTYQIRVQLVSADYIVLASFEPPPVTIQQWNDAMWTEVSHTFSDYPPGVRHILFQHGGKDTQFWAGWYGPRVTNSSIIISHETTRNPAAATALPEPRQGQEEAAHRPSPLRLHQPF; encoded by the exons ATGGCCCTGGTCAGCATCAACGAGCTGCCCGAGAACATCCTGCTGGAGCTGTTCACGCACGTGCCTGCCCGCCAGCTCCTGCTGCGCTGTCGCCCGGTCTGCAGCCTCTGGCGAGACCTCATTGACGTTGTGACCCTCTGGAAGCGCAAGTGCCTGCTCGAGGGCTTCATCACCGAGGACTGGGACCAGCCTGTGGACAACTGGAAGATCTTCTACTTCCTGTGCAGCCTCCGTAGGAACCTCCTGCGCAACCCGTGTGCGGAAG AGGATATGGGATCATGGCAAATCGACTCCAATGGGGGGGACCACTGGAAGGTGGAAAGCCTCCCTGGAGACCATGGGATGGATTTTCCTGATCCCAAAGTCAAGAAGTACTTTGTCACATCGTACAG CACGTGCCTCAAGTCCCAGCTGGTGGACCTTAAGGCCGAGGGCTACTGGGAGGAGCTCATGGACACATTTCGGCCCAACATCGTGGTCAAAGACTG GTTCGCAGCCAGAGCAGACTGTGGCTGCACCTACCAAATCCGAGTGCAGCTGGTCTCCGCCGACTACATCGTCTTGGCCTCCTTCGAGCCCCCGCCTGTGACCATCCAACAGTGGAACGACGCCATGTGGACAGAG GTCTCCCACACCTTCTCAGACTACCCTCCAGGCGTCCGCCACATCCTCTTTCAGCACGGGGGCAAGGACACCCAGTTCTGGGCAGGCTGGTATGGGCCCCGGGTCACCAACAGCAGCATCATCATCAGCCATGAGACGACCAGGAACCCGGCTGCCGCCACAGCTCTGCCCGAGCCTcggcaggggcaggaggaagctGCCCACCGGCCCTCCCCACTTCGTC